From the genome of Longimicrobiaceae bacterium, one region includes:
- a CDS encoding methyltransferase domain-containing protein → MTDHTMTVADRLAEEEIRIHLRDPNEEQRAEDDFFRTSADENASADLYRSLFYAGRALALYTFDHMVARFGLTFEGSVLELGGGYGYLSAYLKKKRPELRVVYSDVSIEAVRKSRQYEDFFGTRLDEKWVTGAEDTPFPDASFDRVLFFASFHHTQDPAAAVREVARILKPGGQVYMLFEPSCPGYLKPLYDFHVRRETVKEQYYSVGEYRRFFTEAGLTFRRHNYRSYLYRHSERSSLYYAFLSMLPGFAANAFPCSQVLIGGRAAA, encoded by the coding sequence GTGACCGACCACACGATGACCGTCGCCGACCGGCTCGCCGAAGAAGAGATCCGCATCCACCTGCGCGACCCCAACGAGGAGCAGCGTGCGGAGGACGACTTCTTCCGCACCTCCGCGGACGAGAACGCCTCCGCCGACCTGTACCGCTCCCTCTTCTATGCCGGGCGGGCGCTGGCGCTCTACACCTTCGACCACATGGTCGCGCGCTTCGGCCTCACCTTCGAGGGCTCGGTCCTGGAGCTGGGCGGGGGCTACGGCTACCTGAGCGCCTACCTCAAGAAGAAGCGCCCGGAGCTGCGCGTCGTGTACTCGGACGTGTCGATCGAGGCGGTGCGCAAGAGCCGCCAGTACGAGGACTTCTTCGGCACGCGCCTCGACGAGAAGTGGGTCACCGGCGCCGAGGACACCCCCTTCCCGGACGCCAGCTTCGACCGGGTCCTCTTCTTCGCCAGCTTCCACCACACGCAGGACCCGGCGGCGGCGGTGCGGGAGGTCGCCCGCATCCTGAAGCCCGGTGGACAGGTGTACATGCTATTCGAGCCCTCCTGCCCCGGCTACCTGAAGCCGCTCTACGACTTCCACGTGCGGCGCGAGACGGTGAAGGAGCAGTACTACTCCGTGGGCGAGTACCGGCGCTTCTTCACGGAAGCGGGGCTCACGTTCCGGCGGCACAACTACCGGAGCTACCTGTACCGCCACTCGGAGCGATCTTCGCTCTACTACGCCTTCCTGAGCATGCTCCCGGGGTTCGCCGCGAACGCCTTCCCCTGCAGTCAGGTGCTCATCGGCGGCAGGGCCGCCGCCTGA
- a CDS encoding FkbM family methyltransferase has product MLREALIDTLRPYHFRGKLRLLAGMAPRTGERTARLFGYDVRLDLAEAIQRWIYLGAFEPQETAAVRRWLRPGMTFVDVGANVGYFTLLAASRVGETGRVFAVEPSPYAHDRLNAAVSANRLAQVRTFRMGLSSTEGELNLYLPPESDGFHSPTMSASSWETLRVPVRRLDDCLDEWGVRSVDLIKLDVEGHEAHVLEGAAGALETGRVRAVLCEFNDHWLRQQGSSPRALHDTLVRAGFVDQEGVPDFGADGCETRFLVHRSALAGR; this is encoded by the coding sequence GCTGAGGCTGCTGGCGGGAATGGCGCCGCGCACCGGGGAGCGCACCGCCCGGCTCTTCGGCTACGACGTGCGCCTGGACCTGGCGGAGGCCATCCAGCGCTGGATCTACCTGGGGGCGTTCGAGCCGCAGGAGACCGCCGCCGTGCGCCGCTGGCTCAGGCCGGGGATGACCTTCGTGGACGTGGGGGCCAACGTCGGCTACTTCACGCTGCTGGCCGCCTCCCGCGTGGGGGAGACCGGCCGGGTGTTCGCCGTCGAGCCCAGCCCCTACGCCCACGATCGGCTGAACGCCGCGGTGTCCGCGAACCGGCTGGCGCAGGTCCGCACCTTCCGGATGGGGCTGAGCTCCACCGAGGGGGAGCTGAACCTGTACCTCCCGCCCGAGTCGGACGGGTTCCATTCGCCGACCATGAGCGCCTCCTCGTGGGAGACCCTCCGGGTCCCCGTCCGGCGCCTGGACGACTGCCTGGACGAGTGGGGCGTGCGGAGCGTCGACCTGATCAAGCTGGACGTGGAAGGGCACGAGGCCCACGTGCTGGAGGGAGCGGCCGGCGCGCTGGAGACGGGGCGGGTGCGGGCCGTCCTCTGCGAGTTCAACGACCACTGGCTCCGCCAGCAGGGTAGCTCTCCGCGCGCGCTCCATGATACCTTGGTGCGCGCCGGGTTCGTGGACCAGGAGGGCGTCCCCGACTTCGGAGCGGACGGGTGCGAGACGCGCTTCCTCGTCCACCGCTCCGCGCTGGCCGGACGCTGA